One segment of Erigeron canadensis isolate Cc75 chromosome 2, C_canadensis_v1, whole genome shotgun sequence DNA contains the following:
- the LOC122588932 gene encoding uncharacterized protein LOC122588932, whose protein sequence is MIKRRFYKLEHGDKDAPSDSSSSSDSELDAEASVDSEEEEEEDDQNVGAESRKKDQPCSSSSGYESEDSSANEVNLDSSDSPTNDDGSEGENHKGDVKATRSSTENHMIDIQNTDADNHATTSDGLDCVLKSKSVFKCKLCPRIVCLSEETLKAHLKSKRHARSEKLLKEGRLKMMLNSDGEIEEADGETHQERHASTLALAESIKNATKDSKKNRGRQRQRQRKISKEKTSDVKSTKKSAKKRRKRDV, encoded by the exons ATGATTAAAAGAAGGTTTTATAAGCTTGAACATGGGGATAAAGATGCCCCTTCGgattcttcatcatcttcgGACTCTGAACTGGATGCCGAAGCATCTGTAgattcagaagaagaagaagaagaagatgatcaGAATGTGGGAGCTGAATCGAGGAAAAAAGACCAGCCCTGCTCGTCGTCTTCTG GGTATGAAAGCGAGGATAGCTCAGCAAATGAAGTTAATCTTGATTCTTCAG ATTCACCTACAAATGATGATGGCAGTGAAGGGGAGAATCACAAGGGAGATGTTAAGGCCACACGTTCGTCGACTGAGAACCATATGATAGACATACAAAATACCGATGCTGATAATCATGCAACGACATCTGATGGGCTAGACTGTGTCTTGAAAAGTAAATCAGTTTTCAAGTGTAAGTTATGCCCTAGAATTGTCTGTTTATCAGAGGAAACGTTAAAGGCTCATCTTAAATCCAAG aGGCATGCTCGGTCTGAGAAACTGTTGAAGGAAGGAAGGCTTAAGATGATGCTAAATAGCGATGGAGAAATAGAGGAAGCTGATGGAGAAACTCACCAGGAGAGGCATGCTTCAACTCTAGCTCTTGCAGAG TCGATTAAAAATGCAACAAAGGATTCAAAGAAAAACAGAGGGAGGCAGAGACAAAGACAGAGAAAGATATCAAAGGAG AAAACATCTGATGTCAAAAGTACAAAAAAATCAGCCAAGAAGAGGCGTAAAAGAGATGTTTGA
- the LOC122590046 gene encoding protein DETOXIFICATION 14-like produces the protein MEEALLVSTEQQQRWRVLFTKEVKRSCYIALPMVVVLVSQNLLHVASMSIVGHLGELELAATSLATSLTNVTGLSLLFGMTGALETLCGQAYGAKQYERVGNYTYSALICLILVCIPISILWTYVDKLLILIGQDPLISMEARKFSIWLIPSLFPYAMLQLLTRYLLSQSIILPMLWSSIVVLVFHVPVCWALVFMLGFGAAGAALAVGMSYTLNAILLGIYVHHSKACEKTRVMCPRDIFSSMREFSRFAIPSAIMVCLEWWSYEIVVLLSGLLPNPQSETSVLSICLTMEILHYYVPYSFGVAASTRVSNELGAGNPNAAKMAILVVSALGALEVIIAVSILFCSRSILGYAFGNDKELVDYVKDMNLLLCCSIVVDTTQTILSGVARGTGWQQIGAYINLGSYYLVGIPMALVLGFHLHLKGKGLWSGLIIGIFVQCIMLSLVTHFTNWKKQAIKARERMLEGAIVDDH, from the exons ATGGAGGAAGCCTTGTTAGTATCGACAGAGCAACAACAGAGATGGAGGGTTTTATTCACAAAGGAGGTTAAGAGATCTTGTTACATAGCCTTGCcaatggtggtggtgttggtgtCACAAAACTTACTACATGTGGCTTCTATGTCGATTGTTGGCCATCTTGGTGAGCTGGAGCTCGCTGCAACCTCTCTAGCCACCTCTCTTACCAACGTCACCGGCTTGAGCCTCCTC TTTGGAATGACGGGTGCATTGGAAACATTATGTGGTCAAGCCTATGGAGCCAAACAATATGAGAGGGTTGGTAACTATACATATAGTGCCTTAATATGTCTCATTTTGGTATGTATTCCCATTTCTATATTATGGACCTATGTCGACAAACTTCTAATCCTAATCGGCCAAGATCCTTTAATTTCAATGGAAGCGCGCAAATTCTCGATATGGCTCATCCCTAGCCTTTTCCCCTACGCAATGCTACAACTATTAACGCGATACTTACTATCACAAAGTATCATCTTGCCGATGTTATGGAGCTCAATCGTGGTTCTTGTTTTTCATGTGCCCGTATGTTGGGCTCTAGTGTTTATGTTAGGCTTTGGGGCAGCTGGAGCAGCTTTAGCCGTTGGAATGTCGTACACTTTGAATGCGATCTTGCTTGGGATTTATGTGCATCACTCGAAAGCATGTGAGAAAACTCGTGTCATGTGTCCTAGAGATATTTTTTCAAGCATGCGAGAGTTTTCTCGCTTTGCCATTCCTTCTGCTATTATGGTCTg TCTCGAATGGTGGTCATAcgagattgttgttttgctttcAGGACTCTTGCCAAATCCTCAATCAGAGACTTCCGTGCTCTCAATATG TCTAACAATGGAAATCTTACACTATTACGTACCTTACTCATTTGGGGTTGCGGCAAG CACAAGGGTATCAAATGAATTAGGAGCCGGTAATCCAAATGCGGCAAAAATGGCTATTTTAGTAGTATCAGCTCTTGGAGCATTGGAGGTGATAATAGCCGTCAGCATTCTTTTTTGCTCACGTTCTATACTCGGATATGCATTCGGTAATGACAAGGAACTAGTCGACTATGTCAAAGACATGAATCTTCTTCTATGTTGCTCTATAGTTGTAGACACAACACAAACGATTCTTTCAG GAGTTGCTAGAGGGACCGGGTGGCAACAAATTGGAGCTTATATTAATCTTGGATCGTATTATCTTGTTGGAATCCCTATGGCTCTAGTCTTGGGTTTTCATTTGCATTTAAAAGGGAAAGGATTGTGGAGTGGATTGATTATTGGAATATTCGTGCAATGTATTATGCTTTCTCTCGTTACACATTTCACTAATTGGAAAAAACAG GCAATAAAGGCAAGAGAACGAATGCTTGAGGGTGCAATTGTTGATGACCATTGA
- the LOC122587465 gene encoding protein DETOXIFICATION 14-like, with the protein MEEGLLLLKQAEQHQWRWPKNVEFAEEVKRTCYIAFPMVAVTVSQNLLRVASMSMVGHLGELQLSGTAVATSLTNVTGFSLLFGMASALETLCGQAYGAGQYRKLGYYTYGAIISLLLVCFPISVLWICIDKLLILLGQDPLISAEARKFSVWLIPTLFPYAILQLIIRYLLSQSLIFPMLWSSISVLVLHVPICWALVFKLGLGIVGAALAIGVSYTLNVIFLGVYLYNSKACEKTRVMCSQDVMTDIKEFFRLAIPSAIMICLEWWSYEIVVLLSGLLPNPQLETSVLSICLTVGALHYYIPYSFGAAASTRVSNELGAGNPKAAKMAVLAVSALGAVEVILAITILFCSHSVLGYAFGNEKELVDYVKDITLLLCFTIFADTIQSILSGVARGSGWQHIGAYINLGSYYLVGIPMALVLGFLWRLKGEGLWGGLCIGSTVQCILLTLVTCFTNWEKQVTKARERVFYRASFDEE; encoded by the exons ATGGAGGAggggttgttgttgttgaagcaGGCGGAACAGCATCAGTGGAGATGGCCGAAGAATGTTGAATTCGCGGAGGAGGTCAAGAGGACTTGTTACATAGCGTTCCCAATGGTGGCGGTCACAGTCTCACAAAACTTGCTGCGGGTCGCTTCCATGTCTATGGTTGGTCATCTTGGTGAGCTACAACTCTCTGGCACTGCAGTCGCTACTTCACTCACTAATGTCACCGGCTTCAGCCTTCTC TTTGGAATGGCGAGTGCGTTAGAAACTTTATGCGGGCAGGCTTACGGAGCAGGACAGTACAGAAAGCTTGGTTACTACACATATGGCGCGATAATTTCTCTGCTTTTGGTCTGTTTCCCCATTTCTGTTTTATGGATATGCATTGACAAACTTCTAATCCTTCTCGGCCAAGACCCTTTGATTTCGGCTGAAGCACGTAAATTCTCAGTGTGGCTCATCCCTACACTGTTCCCTTACGCCATACTCCAATTAATTATTCGATATTTACTGTCACAAAGTCTCATTTTTCCAATGCTATGGAGCTCAATCTCTGTACTAGTTCTTCATGTACCTATATGTTGGGCTCTAGTGTTCAAGCTGGGTTTGGGGATTGTTGGAGCAGCATTAGCAATCGGAGTATCGTACACTTTGAATGTGATCTTTCTTGGGGTTTACTTGTATAACTCGAAAGCATGTGAAAAGACTCGTGTCATGTGTTCACAAGATGTTATGACAGATATCAAGGAGTTTTTCCGCTTGGCCATCCCATCTGCTATCATGATATG TCTTGAATGGTGGTCGTACGAGATTGTTGTGTTGCTGTCTGGCCTACTACCAAATCCACAATTAGAGACTTCAGTGCTCTCAATATG CTTGACAGTTGGTGCCTTACACTACTACATACCGTACTCATTTGGAGCGGCTGCAAG CACACGTGTATCCAACGAATTAGGAGCTGGGAATCCAAAGGCTGCAAAAATGGCTGTCTTGGCTGTATCGGCTCTTGGAGCAGTGGAAGTGATCTTAGCCATCACCATTCTTTTCTGCTCTCATTCTGTTCTTGGATACGCATTTGGTAATGAAAAGGAATTAGTTGACTATGTTAAAGATATCACCCTCCTCCTTTGTTTCACCATATTTGCAGATACAATACAATCAATTCTTTCAG GAGTTGCTAGAGGGAGTGGGTGGCAGCATATTGGGGCATACATCAATCTCGGGTCATATTATCTTGTCGGAATCCCTATGGCGCTGGTCCTAGGGTTTTTGTGGCGACTAAAAGGGGAAGGATTGTGGGGTGGACTTTGTATCGGATCTACAGTGCAATGCATTCTGCTTACTCTTGTAACATGTTTCACTAATTGGGAAAAACAG GTCACAAAGGCAAGAGAACGGGTGTTTTACAGGGCAAGTTTTGATGAGGAATGA
- the LOC122587463 gene encoding transcription initiation factor TFIID subunit 9-like — MADGEEDLPRDAKIIKTLLKSMGVDHYEPRVVHQFLELWYRYVVDVLTDAQVYSEHAGKSTIDSDDVKLAIQSKVNFSFSQPPPREVLLELARIRNKIPLPKSINTPGMALPPEADTLISPNYQLVISKKRTSEAIEETEEEEDGSDSRTDPSQEQSDITQNIGQRVSFPLGPKRSR, encoded by the exons ATGGCTGATGGAGAGGAGGATTTGCCAAGGGACgcaaaaattattaaaacattGCTCAAATCAATGGGAGTTGACCACTATGAACCACGTGTTGTTCACCAGTTTCTAGAACTTTGGTATCGATATGTGGTGGATGTGCTTACAGATGCACAGGTATACTCTGAACATGCTGGAAAGTCGACTATCGATTCTGATGATGTCAAACTAGCTATTCAGTCAAAAGTCAATTTCAGCTTCTCCCAACCCCCTCCACGAGAG gtCCTACTAGAATTAGCAAGGATCAGGAACAAAATTCCATTGCCAAAGTCGATAAATACACCAGGGATGGCGTTGCCTCCAGAGGCAGACACCTTGATTAGTCCAAATTACCAGCTTGTGATCTCAAAGAAGCGAACAAGTGAAGCTATTGAAGAAACTGAGGAAGAGGAAGATGGTAGTGATTCTAGGACTGATCCATCACAAGAACAGAGTGACATCACTCAAAATATCGGTCAACGAGTTTCCTTTCCTCTTGGCCCAAAACGCTCTAGGTGA